The following are from one region of the Mycolicibacterium helvum genome:
- a CDS encoding alpha/beta hydrolase, whose amino-acid sequence MTGIRFSRRALAVSSRAGVKLIPRLPNGLKRLISGGRAISIDGNTLDPSIQAMLVAQRAIGMSSLAVPGNPIATRRQNREATASLDEPDVHAAQIEPITIPGPGGTIPARHYRPADEDAPLLVFFHGGGFVFGDLDTHDSACRLICRDAGVHVLAVDYRLAPEHKAPAASDDAYAAYLWAREHAAELGADPNRVAVGGDSAGGCLAAVVTRLARDAGVTQPTLQWLIYPVTDLRGATTSRTLFADGFLLTKRNMDWFADAYVDGSGLDATDPRVSPLLADDLAGLSPALVITAGFDPLRDEGEQYAEKLRAAGVMVDARRMGPMTHAFLNMNALGGQVSQCNAEMTSALRAHLARG is encoded by the coding sequence ATGACAGGAATCCGGTTTTCCCGACGTGCGCTGGCGGTCAGCAGCCGCGCGGGAGTCAAGCTCATCCCGCGGCTGCCGAATGGCCTCAAGCGGCTGATCTCGGGCGGCCGGGCGATCAGCATCGACGGAAACACCCTCGATCCCTCGATCCAGGCGATGCTTGTCGCGCAGCGGGCGATCGGTATGAGCAGCCTGGCGGTACCCGGTAATCCGATCGCCACCCGCCGGCAGAACCGGGAAGCCACCGCCAGCCTCGATGAGCCCGATGTCCACGCCGCTCAGATCGAGCCCATCACCATCCCCGGACCGGGCGGGACCATCCCCGCCCGTCATTACCGTCCGGCTGACGAGGACGCACCGCTGCTGGTCTTCTTCCACGGGGGCGGATTCGTCTTCGGCGACCTGGACACCCACGACTCGGCGTGCCGGCTGATCTGCCGCGATGCCGGGGTGCACGTGCTGGCCGTCGACTACCGACTGGCACCCGAACACAAAGCGCCTGCCGCTTCCGATGATGCCTATGCTGCCTATCTCTGGGCCCGCGAACACGCCGCCGAGCTGGGCGCCGACCCCAATCGCGTCGCGGTCGGCGGTGACAGCGCCGGGGGGTGCCTGGCGGCTGTGGTGACCCGGCTGGCACGCGACGCCGGTGTAACTCAGCCCACCCTTCAGTGGCTGATCTACCCGGTCACCGACCTGCGGGGCGCCACCACATCGCGCACCCTGTTTGCCGATGGCTTCCTGCTGACCAAGCGCAATATGGACTGGTTTGCCGACGCCTATGTCGACGGATCGGGCCTCGACGCCACCGATCCGCGCGTCTCGCCATTACTGGCCGACGATCTGGCCGGCCTGTCGCCGGCGCTGGTGATCACTGCCGGGTTCGACCCGTTGCGCGACGAAGGCGAACAGTATGCGGAGAAGCTGCGCGCTGCCGGTGTCATGGTCGACGCCCGCCGGATGGGTCCGATGACCCACGCATTCCTGAACATGAATGCGCTGGGTGGCCAGGTCAGCCAGTGCAACGCCGAGATGACCTCGGCGCTGCGCGCCCACCTGGCCCGCGGCTGA
- a CDS encoding DsbA family protein → MATKKKSAPRYDLKAQDRKRNLFIQLGLTAIVVIFAVGLVLFIVMGHDKKAAGGNAQAVRISSGALIKKDGTDEPKAVLSLYEDFQCPHCREFEKTYGPTITKLVDSGAVATDYYMVAILNSPINKNYSTRAANAAYCVADENKDAFLRFHGALFAQQPDEGSANAPDNNSLIETARQAGAAGGVPQCINSGKYSDMVEGLAKAAKIQATPTIRLNGQDISPASPEDLLAKVKAVVGNVPGLEPAPTPGAPADPAAAPAAPEPAAPAPAAPATPTP, encoded by the coding sequence GTGGCCACCAAAAAGAAAAGCGCCCCCCGCTACGACCTGAAAGCCCAGGATCGCAAGCGCAACCTCTTCATCCAGTTGGGGTTGACCGCGATCGTCGTGATCTTCGCCGTCGGCCTCGTGCTCTTCATCGTGATGGGCCACGACAAGAAGGCGGCCGGCGGCAACGCCCAGGCGGTGCGGATCAGCTCCGGCGCGCTGATCAAGAAGGACGGCACCGACGAGCCCAAGGCCGTCCTGTCGCTCTATGAGGACTTCCAGTGCCCGCACTGCCGTGAGTTCGAGAAGACCTACGGCCCGACCATCACCAAGCTGGTCGACAGCGGTGCGGTGGCCACCGACTACTACATGGTCGCCATCCTGAACTCGCCGATCAACAAGAACTACTCGACGCGGGCCGCCAACGCCGCCTACTGCGTCGCCGACGAAAACAAGGACGCATTCCTCCGGTTCCACGGCGCGCTGTTCGCCCAGCAGCCTGACGAAGGTTCAGCCAATGCGCCGGACAACAACTCGCTGATCGAGACCGCCCGCCAGGCCGGTGCGGCCGGCGGTGTGCCGCAGTGCATCAACTCCGGCAAGTACAGCGACATGGTCGAAGGACTGGCCAAGGCCGCCAAGATCCAGGCAACGCCGACCATTCGGCTCAACGGCCAGGACATCAGCCCCGCATCGCCCGAGGACTTGCTCGCCAAGGTCAAGGCCGTCGTCGGCAATGTGCCTGGGCTGGAGCCCGCGCCGACCCCGGGGGCACCGGCCGATCCTGCCGCTGCTCCTGCTGCTCCTGAGCCCGCGGCACCGGCACCGGCCGCCCCGGCGACACCGACGCCATGA
- a CDS encoding vitamin K epoxide reductase family protein encodes MSVATPAPVEPTEPAQTGAAPAGVAVRAASAWWVLIAGVIGLISSATLTIEKIEILVNPAYVPSCSINPVLSCGSVMITPQASAFGFPNPLIGIAGFAVVVVTGVLAVAKVRLPRWYWMGLTIGSALAVVFIHWLIFQTLYRIGALCPYCMVVWSVTIPLLVVVSSIALRPLAGNAVARVLHTWRWSIVALWFTAVILLILVRFWNYWSTLI; translated from the coding sequence ATGAGCGTGGCGACCCCGGCCCCGGTAGAACCGACGGAACCCGCCCAGACGGGGGCCGCGCCGGCCGGAGTCGCAGTGCGGGCGGCCAGCGCCTGGTGGGTGCTGATCGCCGGAGTCATCGGACTGATCTCCTCGGCCACCCTGACGATCGAGAAGATCGAGATCCTGGTGAACCCGGCCTACGTGCCGAGCTGCAGCATCAACCCGGTGCTGTCGTGCGGCTCAGTGATGATCACTCCGCAGGCGTCGGCCTTCGGCTTTCCCAATCCGCTGATCGGCATCGCCGGCTTCGCCGTCGTCGTCGTGACCGGCGTGCTCGCGGTGGCCAAAGTGCGGTTGCCCCGGTGGTACTGGATGGGCCTGACGATCGGCAGTGCGCTGGCCGTCGTGTTCATCCACTGGCTGATCTTCCAGACGCTGTACCGCATCGGCGCGCTGTGCCCGTACTGCATGGTGGTCTGGTCGGTCACCATCCCGCTCCTGGTCGTGGTCTCCTCGATAGCGTTGCGCCCGCTCGCCGGTAACGCGGTCGCCAGGGTCCTGCACACCTGGCGCTGGTCGATTGTGGCGCTCTGGTTCACCGCGGTTATTCTGCTGATCCTGGTTCGGTTCTGGAACTACTGGTCAACGCTCATCTGA